The sequence below is a genomic window from Felis catus isolate Fca126 chromosome A2, F.catus_Fca126_mat1.0, whole genome shotgun sequence.
AACCAGTGGGGGTCGTGGGCAGAGCCAGGCCCAATGCTGATGCCTCCAGCTGGCCTGGGCTAACAGGCCTTGCTTTGCCTACAGACGCTGAGCGGCCCAGACCTGGAGCTGCATGCCTCCAACACCACCTTCCTGAGCACCAATGCCAGCCAGGATACTGTGCTCCCCGCCCACTCGGGCCTCAGCCTCTTCTTCAGTGCTGTGGGCCCTGACAACAGTTCCTGGGCCCCTGTGGTGAGTTTTGCTACTGCACTTCCCCTGCTGGCTCTGGCCCTCACACACTCACCAGGCCTGACTCTGGTCTCCCTACAGGCCCCAGGGGCGGTCGTGGTTAGCCACGTCGTCGTGTGGGACATCATGGCATTCAACGGCATCATCCATGCTCTGGCCAGGCCCCTCCTGGCTCCCCTACAACCTGTGAgttggtgaggggtggggaggacgaCAGGCAGAACAGCAAGGGGTGAGGAGACGGTCCTGGCCTTGACGCTCTCCTTGTTTGCAGCAGGCAGCGGTGGCGCCTGAGGGTCCACCCGTGGTGGCAGGTGTGGGGGCTGTAGTGGCTGCTGGAGCACTGCTTGGCCTAGTGGCTGGGGCCTTCTACCTCCGTGCCCGAGGCCAGGCCACGGGCTTTGGCTTCTCCACCTTCCAGGTAGAGCtgtgttggggggcaggggggagggatgTTGGGGGTGTCTGGGTCCACGGATCTTGCTCGAGGCCCCTCACCACATACCTCTCTTCCAGGCGGAAGATGATGCTGAGGATGACTTCTCCCCATGGCAGGAAGGAACCAGCCCAACCCTGGTCTCTGTTCCCAACCCCGTCTTCGGCAGCCCTGATGCCTTTGGTGAGCCCTTCGATGTGAGTATGAGGGGTGAGCGATGACCGAAGGGACCCCAGGGCCTGGTTATCAGCCCAGCCACAAGCGGTCCTCCCCCCTACCCAGGACTCACTCCTGGAGGAGGACTTCCCGGACACCCAGCGGATCCTCACGGTCAAGTGATGCATCTAGGACCGAACAGAGGCACGAGCAGGAGGGAGACCACTTTTATTGCCCGCCCTGGAACGACGCCCAGCATAGGCGGGGCAGGAGGGGTTAGGACCTATTCTGGACAATAAAGGTGCCCTCAGCGGATGTGGGCCATGTCGCCAAGGAAGGGTGTCTTCATGCAGCCGGTGCAGAGCTGGTCCATCCAGAGCGGCGCCTCATGCTGCAGGGGTGTGCGGCGTGGGTAGAAGGTGAAGTCTACCCGGTAGTTGAGTAGACAGCTGAGGGAGGCCATGTAGAGGTCAGAGAAGCGCACGAGGCGTCGTGAGAAGTATGTGGGGTTGTGGAAGGTGCGGAAGATGCTCCCAAACTGAGCGTTGAACAGGGCCTTGGTGATGCACCTGAGGAAGAGACATGGGGCACTAGAGCAGGCACGGCAGGAATGAGGCTGGGAGCccttcctgccccaccctgcccacctcaGCTCCTGCCGCTCCTTCATCCAGGCAGCCAGCACCTGCTGCGACTCGGCGTCCTGGTACGTCTGGGGGAGACGGGGTGGGTGCTGGGTGTGTGCCTGGGcggcagccctgccctccccccaggccGCCCCGCGCCCCCACACCTGCATGCGCTCCAGCAGCCCCGTGAGCGCCTGCTGCCACGTCAGCGAGTGCATGTACTGCTCCGTGTTGATGATGCGGATCTCGCGCTCTAGCTCGGGGATGATGGCACCGGTTCGCCAGCCGTGCCGTAGCATGAGGTCCTGGGGGGTGGAGGACAGGGATCAGCATCAGCCagcaggctccctccctcccacccagcctTGCGCCCCTCACCGCCAGATCACTGTACAGATGGTCTCCGAAGTAGAGCACACGGGGTCCACGCCACTCCGTCAGGCGGAGGAAGTCATACAGGTTTccctggggagaggtgggggggcacCGCTGAGCACAGCGTACCACGGGACTACCAGAGCCACGCCATGTTCTCCACCTTCCTCCCAAATCCCCAGGGGCAGCACGGCCCCTCCAGCTGGATGCCGGGCTGCCCTTTCCCATGGCCTCAGTGTCCCCGGGCTCTGGCCCTGTCTCCTCCCCCTTCACAGTCAGGAAGGGGGTCTGCCTGCCACAGGAAGGTCTGTCAGCCTGGCATGATGCCCTGGGCCTCCCCTCCCTGTGGCCTCACACCCACCCCAGGGATCCCACTCTGTGGGAAACAAGCCACAGCAGCGAGCCTGTGGCCCTAAAGCCCTTCCTGTCCTCCCCGGCCTGGGCCCAGAGGGACCCAGCAGACCTCACTGCGAAGCcatctgcccctcctgctccaaagctagagaaaagatgaAAGCAGTCAAGCTCAAACACAACAGAGGAAGCTCGCGGGAGAGAAAAATGGGGCAGGGGGCCCAGAGCAGGAAGTGCAGCAGCCAGTGAGGCAGGAGCCCACACCCTACAAATGAACAGAATTCACACTCAGCGCAAAGGAGCTACTACAGTAGCCTGTGCATGCTAGTGGCAGGGGGAGAAAGCAAGGCGTGGCCGACACAGGGCCGTGAAAGGATTGTTGAAATAAGCTCAAGTGGGGAGGCTGTAGAGTCAAATACGAGTGGGCGGAGCGCTGAGGATGTGCCCTGAACCAAGAGAAAGTTTCGAGGTACAGGTGCTGAGTCAGGCAAGATGGAACCTGGGTTCCAGCCTCCCCAGCaaggggagacaggaaggagcATAAAGAAAGATGAGAACCAAGCAGGATcgggcacacacacaaaatgaaacttCAGATCATCAGGCATAAAGAAAAGGCTAAAAGCTGCCAAAGGAGAAAAACTCCCCTTGTTCCCCACGAAGGTACATGACCCTCCTCAGGCTTATTAGCCAAGATGCCAAGACAAAGGAGAGCGTTGCCCTCAGAGCAGAGGGTAAGAGCCTGCGCTTAAGGGGGCCATGGAGAGTTGGGGGCCACCCAGGTAGGAGTACTGTCTACAGGCCGGGCCGCTGCCCTGGATACCCCAGGCTGCTCCCGACCCAACTACtgacttcctccctccccccaacccctggaaCCCCCACCCTCAAGAAGCCCAGCTCAGCCAGGATTTCCGCATTCCATCCAGGGCCAAATGCCTTAATCACCTCCTGCTCCTTAATCACCACACAACCCCCAGCACTGGGCCCCCTTCTCATTTTCCTAGCCACCAGCCAGGAAAGGGGGTCTTCCCAAGGGCCCGTGAGCTGCTCCGGCCAGCTTGACTGGCTGTAGCAGAGTGGTCAGCCCCAAGTAATGACATTGCTGTTTAGTGGGCATTCAGTAAATGCCTGGCCCATCTAAGGGCTTGTACACCACAATTCAAGtagaacatacttttttttttttttttttacattatacttcttttatagatgagaaaaagcaaagcacagagaggccaagtgacttGGCCAGACTCCCTCCGCTATCGAGCAGTAAACTTGGAATTCAAATGAAGGCAAATTGACCAGGCCTGTGTCCTGAGAGCCATTCCCTGGTGCCCCTGGAAATGGTGCAAGGGGGCAGAGCCACGGCAGATGTGTGGTGGCTGGGCAGGGCCCAGGAGGCTGTGCTACTGACCCCTCCACGGCCTGGGGCTATGGTTAGGCCACCCAGATAGCACTCACCTGCCGATAGATTTTGCCCTTCTCCAGGCGGGTGATGCGGTCCCAGTGCAGGGAGCCCTTCTCATCAAGTTTTCTGAAAGGCCTGGAGGCAGAGGGGTAAAGGGCTTGGATTCCAGTCTAGGGCAGGACCAGAGGCAGGCACCTCCTCAGTCTGCAAAGGCCACCTGCTCACATGGGCTGGGTGCTGACAAGGGGGTGTCCCCACCCCAAGCACACAGGGTGGTGAGCAAAGGCCAGTGCCCGCTCCCCACCCTCATCACCCCTGCTAGGCCCATACTTGCGCCGGTCAGTAAAGAAGCTGGGTTTGTCTGCCTGGACGATGACCACATCAAAGAGCTGGCGCCAGTCAGGACCCACCATGTGCCGCATCCCCTTGTCCCTGGGCAGAAGTGGAACAGGCAGCAGGTGGGCTGAGGCAGGCCCCTCCTTGGGCCCTACCCCATTCcccccaggacccccccccccacctccccaccgcAGGCAGCTCACACGAAGCTGAAAGGACTGTTGGTGATGAGGAAGAGCTGCTTCCCATGGGCCACCAGGCGGCTCAAGACGGCGAAGGTCTCGTCCCCTCTCAGGATGTACTTCTCTAACAGGGAGATGGGTCTGTGAGGGCCAGCCCGGCCCCCTGCCCAGAAAGCCGCAGCAGGGCTACTGTCTACCCTTACCCATATCCTGTTCGATCCACTGGTACATGAGGCCCTTCACGTGCACATCTCGAATGGCATCCTGGGGGTAGGAGAAGGACTGTGAGGGTGCAGTGGGGCCAAGAAGGCCTGCCCCGCTGTGGCTGACTTGATCTTCCCTGCCACCCCGAGAGGCAGGCCCAATGTTCTCACTGTCACATCCTTGTAGAGGTGTGCCTGGTCAAACTCCAGGCCGTGACTCAGGAAGTGGTCCACCACGCAGGACAGCAGTGCCATTTCCGGCAGTGAGAAGATGTCCATGAACTGCTTGATGGAGGGACCCTGTGGAGGGAGCAGCCACCTCAGCAGCCCCTCTATCCCTACCGCCCCTCGCCCTGGAGACCAGTGTCCCTTGGGACACTGGTAGAGGGAAACTACCTGCTGGGTGAGCCAGCCCACCAGGGTGAGGGCACCCACAGCGAGATCACTGAGCTGCCTGCCCCGGCCAGTGGCAGTGTTAGACGGAGCAAGTACCTTGCCGTAGAAGCCACTCATCTGGTACAGTGGGATGTGCTGGGTGCCCCCATATAGGTCTATCACCTCCTCGTCAGGCACAGGCTGGAGGCCCCTGGGTGGATGCACAGACATCATGAGTCTGAAGTGGTCCTGAGCTGAGGCCACAGTGTAAGATGCaggttgagggggtggggggacagcagGGTCAGGCAGGGCAGTCTGCACTGACCTGTAGGCCGTCCCCAGCTGCACATAATGGAAGGCATCAATCTTCATCAGAAGGCTCTGGGAGCACCAGGGGAATGGGATGGGTGGTAAGAAAGGGGCTTGCATTCATCCAAGCCAGCCTCTTCCAGTCCCTGTGCTGAAGCCCCAGCTGGAAGGTACCAAGGGGATTAAGTGCCCGTGAAGCTACAGCTGTGAGGCCAGGGGTAGCCCCTTATAGAGGATGGGGGCTAAGGAAGTAGTGCTGATGCACATCCAGTCAGGAGGGGCCCCACGGAGAACATGGCCTAGCCACTCACCTTCTGAATGTCGTAGTGGAGGCCTCGGATGGCAAAGCTGGGGTCGTAGTCATATTTCCGGATCCCCTCTGGGTACTGTTGGGGGGGGAAGTGCGCCACGCCTGAGCCAGTGGCAATGCCAGACCTCTGGCTGGGCAGCTGCCTCAGGGGACCTCCGTGACTCAGCCTGAGGTTCCCCCGGGGCCTGGGCCGTCTGCCCGGCCAGCCTCACCTTGTAGTGCTCAATCAGGATGTCGCGGGCGGCACTGAAGATCTCAGGGTGCAGCGCATCTGCGTACTGGGCCAGTGTGTAGTCGTAGTCGAAGCCATAGACTTCGACATCACGCAGGCTGATCTCGTTGTTGGCATAGATGGCTGCTGGGTTCAGGAGACTGCAGACCTCGGGGGGCAGGAGGTCTGGAGGGAGGAGATGCAGGTATGATGAGATGAACACGGAAGCAGCACATGGTCACCGAGCACTTTCCAGGTGCCCAGCTCTGGGAGCCTCATGAAACCACCCAAGATGGGCAATCTTAGCCCGAGGCTGCATATGGtcaaactgaggcttagaaatgccacttgcccagggtcacgtGGTTGGGGTAAGGCAGAGCTGGCAATGGGACAAGACCACGGCTGGATCTCCCACCTCTGGGTCTTGGGTTACACCCCTGCCTGCAGCCCACCAGGTGAACTGAGCCCACGTCCCCTCCAGGCTCTCATAAGCCCCACTGGACCCATGGCTATGCTTGGGCCCTTTCCACCCTGCCTGAAGCTCAGGCTGGGACTGAGGAACATTataggagttgggggaggggggagtatgGGGTAGCTCTTCTGTCGCTCACTTTCCCGGGTCTGAGCACCTGCCACGGCCTGTGGAGCGAGGCCCCTCTAATCGGATTTCAGCGGCTCGCCAGTCCACGTAATGACATTTGCTGCTTCTGGCCAGGGAACATTGCTAATTACGACAGGCAGGACGTGTGATGTTGGGCTGCGGGGCAGTACCCAGGTTGCTCCCTTCTGGGGATGTGGTCATGGCCACCCCAAGTCCCTGGCTGCTATGGTCAGGTTGAGTGGGACACCGTGCAGAGTAGGCCCTAGGGTCctagggaggcagaggaggatgAGGGGGTCCCAGGCTTatcttcctcagtttccccatctgtacagtAGGGGAGTTGAATGGGGAAAGTGCCTGGGCTTTGAGGTCGGAGAGACCAAGCCAAATACCCCCTCTTACAACTGGCACCTCAGAAAAGTTACCTCACATTTTGTACCTCAGATTCCCTATTTCTCAAGGCGGAATCAAAATCGTGCCAACCTACAGAATTATGGAGAGGTCATGTTGAATGTGCTCTGTGCAGCATTCCTGCTCTGCACCCGGCAAACGTAGGATTAAATGAACCACAGGCCAACGTAGGATTAAATGAACCACGGGCCTCTGAAGCCTGTCACCTCCCTGTCCCGGATCTCCCTGCATCACTCGACGAGTAGGGGCTGCGGGAGAGGGGACCAGGTGGGATTAGGTGCATAGGACACTGCCCTGCAGGGGCTCCAGGTGGCCCCATTCCTGAGACCACTAGCTTGTGGCTAAGGCCCGCACCCACAGCCCAAGCCTCCACGGAATTCCTGTCTCAGCCACAACAAGGCACAATCCTGAAGCAGAAACCCTCGGCCACACAGCTGCCTGTGCACAGAGGCAAACACCGATGAGCTCCCACGCTCTGAGCATTTGCCTTGGAGGCCCCTTTGGAACACGGGTTCCACCCTACCCCCTTTCCTTTGGAGCAAAGTGCAGGGTATGGGTGGGGGAACAAGTGTGGCTGGTTCCTCTAGGGGCCCCAGGCCAATGtaagcctggcacagagcagctgTTTCGCAGACTCGTGGGTGCAGACAGAACACTCCTCACTTGGATGCACGTGAGACTCAGCTGCCTTCAGCTCTCTAGGGATCTGCTTGTGAGATGCCCCTCTGATGTCACTAGGCCTCTGATGTCACTGGGCCTTGCTCTCCCCACGGTCCTGAGTTCCTGGGCACCAAGTCCAGTAGCCCCCCAGGGctactggggggaggggagggatctgCTTGGCAGCGTAGCCCCTTGTTGCCGGCAGAGTTCTAGCCAAGACCAGGCTTCCGCCTCTGTCCTTGAAAATGTTCCCAGGATGGACAATCCTCTGAGGAACAAAGCAGGATGGGGAAGCAGCCCACGGGGTCTGCCCTCCTGACGTGATTTCTGGACGGAGGAAAGCACAGCTCGGGGGGCCACAAGGTCCACTCCTTTCCACGGGAGTATGGTGGCGCACAGGGCCAGGTGAGGAGGATGTACTCCTCACCTGCACTGGCCTCCCAAGTTCACTGGGCTCACTGTGCAGACCtcaccctcctttcctcttctcagtTCCCagttcccacccctgccccaggctccAGGGCCAACTCTTCCCCACGGCAGCTGTAAGACTCACTGTGGGTGCCTTCCTCCCAGCTGTTGCTGGGTGCACTTGCTGGGTGCCTTAGAGGCTCATCCTGTTCAAGCCTTACTCCAATCCTGTGAGGTGGTCCTACTTATTCATCCATCATCCAGAGGAAGAAATGGGCTCAGGAAGGTGAAGTCACTTGCTCTAAACCATCCAGCGGTAGGCAATGCAGTTGAGATTAAAATTCGGGTCACTCTACTTGCCTTAACCACTCTGCCCCTAGGCCTAGCCTTTCAGTGTCCCCATGCTGGCAGGGAGGCActgggctggggcctggctcCTGGGCACAGTTTTGCCCACAGGCATTAGCCCAAGGCATACCTCAATGCCCAGAATGTCCCCCAGAAAACCCAGTCAAGAGGGATGAGTTAGGACTCAGGGGTGCCAGTCTGGCTCATCCTAGCATCTTGGAAATGATGCTTTCACATCAAGaggagcttgggtggctctgtgaCTATCTTAAGATCCAGGTGAGCCAGGTGTGACAAAGCCCAGCAGGCCTTCCTGTGTTCTCTCCCACACCT
It includes:
- the NT5DC2 gene encoding 5'-nucleotidase domain-containing protein 2 isoform X2 gives rise to the protein MAGAGLRAAARRWLPCRGHGGPRAASSSPSCPGCGPPGPGAHCPGAPRPAPAPAPAGGAEFSAHLWARYQDMRRLVHDLLPPEVCSLLNPAAIYANNEISLRDVEVYGFDYDYTLAQYADALHPEIFSAARDILIEHYKYPEGIRKYDYDPSFAIRGLHYDIQKSLLMKIDAFHYVQLGTAYRGLQPVPDEEVIDLYGGTQHIPLYQMSGFYGKGPSIKQFMDIFSLPEMALLSCVVDHFLSHGLEFDQAHLYKDVTDAIRDVHVKGLMYQWIEQDMEKYILRGDETFAVLSRLVAHGKQLFLITNSPFSFVDKGMRHMVGPDWRQLFDVVIVQADKPSFFTDRRKPFRKLDEKGSLHWDRITRLEKGKIYRQGNLYDFLRLTEWRGPRVLYFGDHLYSDLADLMLRHGWRTGAIIPELEREIRIINTEQYMHSLTWQQALTGLLERMQVHHQGPVQRSVWEHLPHLPQPHILLTTPRALL
- the NT5DC2 gene encoding 5'-nucleotidase domain-containing protein 2 isoform X1, which encodes MAGAGLRAAARRWLPCRGHGGPRAASSSPSCPGCGPPGPGAHCPGAPRPAPAPAPAGGAEFSAHLWARYQDMRRLVHDLLPPEVCSLLNPAAIYANNEISLRDVEVYGFDYDYTLAQYADALHPEIFSAARDILIEHYKYPEGIRKYDYDPSFAIRGLHYDIQKSLLMKIDAFHYVQLGTAYRGLQPVPDEEVIDLYGGTQHIPLYQMSGFYGKGPSIKQFMDIFSLPEMALLSCVVDHFLSHGLEFDQAHLYKDVTDAIRDVHVKGLMYQWIEQDMEKYILRGDETFAVLSRLVAHGKQLFLITNSPFSFVDKGMRHMVGPDWRQLFDVVIVQADKPSFFTDRRKPFRKLDEKGSLHWDRITRLEKGKIYRQGNLYDFLRLTEWRGPRVLYFGDHLYSDLADLMLRHGWRTGAIIPELEREIRIINTEQYMHSLTWQQALTGLLERMQTYQDAESQQVLAAWMKERQELRCITKALFNAQFGSIFRTFHNPTYFSRRLVRFSDLYMASLSCLLNYRVDFTFYPRRTPLQHEAPLWMDQLCTGCMKTPFLGDMAHIR